The Acinetobacter sp. GSS19 genome includes a region encoding these proteins:
- a CDS encoding 3-hydroxyacyl-CoA dehydrogenase has protein sequence MQYKIQQIGIIGAGIMGTGIAQIAILSGHDVYLYDANAEAATQAKDRLGQTLQQLASKGKFTEEQVITALTHLHVAEQLLELKDCQLVIEAIIEKLDIKQQLMQQLESIVSPQTILATNTSSLSVTAIAAHCHNPERVAGFHFFNPVPLMKVVEVIQGLHTQPEVLDHLTQLAQHMGHRPVRTKDTPGFIINHAGRAYLTESLKILGENVASVEQIDQVLKSALGFRMGPFELLDLTGLDVSHPVMESIYQQYYQEPRYRPSILTQQMLTGKRLGRKTGQGFYRYVDQQKQTATSAEPDFSYAGPLPKVWLSTDFTQDKALLSEYLTVKGIQLDTAEHPATDSLVVIASYGEDATSSALRLGVNPQQVVCLDLIAGFSQQRTLMPSLLTNAEMKQAAQCIFQDEMSQVTWIAESIGLISQRVLAMIVNLGCDMAQQGIATVEDINAAVRLGLGYPHGPIEWGDFIGADKVLLTLERMLALTGDPRYRPSPWLQRRCKLKLPLTFNS, from the coding sequence ATGCAATACAAGATTCAACAGATCGGGATTATTGGTGCCGGCATCATGGGAACAGGGATTGCCCAGATCGCCATTTTATCTGGCCATGACGTTTATCTGTACGATGCCAATGCAGAAGCTGCCACGCAGGCCAAAGACAGACTGGGCCAAACTTTACAGCAGCTGGCGAGCAAAGGAAAATTCACCGAGGAACAGGTGATTACGGCACTGACACATTTACACGTGGCAGAGCAATTGCTAGAACTGAAAGATTGCCAACTGGTCATTGAAGCGATTATAGAGAAACTCGACATCAAACAACAGTTGATGCAGCAGCTTGAAAGTATTGTCTCGCCACAGACCATTTTGGCCACCAATACTTCATCACTTTCGGTAACAGCGATTGCTGCACATTGCCACAATCCGGAACGTGTCGCCGGCTTCCATTTTTTTAATCCGGTACCGTTGATGAAAGTGGTTGAGGTGATTCAAGGGTTGCATACCCAGCCCGAAGTGCTTGATCATCTCACACAACTGGCACAGCATATGGGACACCGGCCGGTCCGCACCAAAGACACTCCCGGTTTTATCATCAATCATGCCGGGCGTGCCTACCTGACCGAATCGTTAAAAATTCTGGGTGAAAACGTCGCGAGTGTGGAGCAGATTGATCAAGTGTTGAAATCAGCCCTAGGCTTTCGAATGGGGCCTTTTGAACTGCTCGACCTCACCGGGTTGGATGTTTCACATCCGGTGATGGAGTCTATTTACCAGCAGTATTATCAAGAACCGCGTTATCGCCCAAGTATCCTGACTCAGCAAATGCTTACCGGCAAACGACTCGGACGTAAAACTGGCCAGGGATTTTATCGCTATGTTGATCAACAAAAACAAACTGCGACTAGCGCTGAACCGGACTTTTCATATGCTGGCCCGTTGCCCAAAGTCTGGCTCTCTACCGATTTTACCCAAGATAAAGCCTTGTTAAGTGAATATTTAACGGTCAAAGGGATTCAACTGGATACAGCAGAACATCCAGCCACTGACTCTCTGGTCGTGATTGCCAGTTATGGTGAAGATGCCACCAGCAGTGCGCTGCGTTTAGGGGTTAATCCACAACAGGTCGTCTGTCTTGATTTAATCGCGGGTTTCAGCCAGCAACGTACCCTGATGCCCAGCTTACTGACCAATGCAGAGATGAAACAGGCGGCTCAGTGCATTTTTCAGGATGAGATGAGTCAAGTGACCTGGATTGCAGAAAGTATCGGGCTCATCAGCCAGCGCGTACTGGCCATGATTGTCAATCTGGGCTGTGACATGGCGCAACAAGGGATTGCCACTGTAGAGGACATTAATGCTGCAGTCCGCTTAGGCTTGGGCTATCCACATGGGCCAATTGAGTGGGGAGATTTTATTGGAGCAGACAAAGTCCTCCTGACCTTAGAACGCATGCTGGCGCTGACTGGTGATCCACGTTATCGACCAAGTCCATGGCTACAACGCCGCTGCAAATTGAAATTGCCGCTGACGTTTAACAGCTGA
- a CDS encoding enoyl-CoA hydratase, which yields MDSQFVQIDLSHPAIAVIRIHRPEVKNALNTAVRQQLAQAFAEQSLNDAVRVIVLTGSESVFAAGADLNEMAQAKSIEIYLRHTERYWQQIAQCPKPVIAAVNGFALGGGCELAMHADIIIAGKSAQFGQPEIKVGLMPGAGGTQRLVRAVGKFQAMRMIMTGCLIPAEEALRMGLVSQMTEDQETFPTALKMAQQIAQLPPIALEQIKENVLLSQDVPLHAGLALERKSFQLLFDTQDQKEGIQAFQQKRKPQYQGK from the coding sequence ATGGATAGCCAATTCGTACAAATAGATTTATCGCATCCTGCCATTGCCGTGATACGGATCCATCGCCCAGAGGTCAAAAATGCGTTGAATACCGCTGTTCGCCAGCAATTGGCACAAGCTTTTGCAGAACAAAGCCTAAATGATGCAGTCAGAGTGATTGTCTTAACAGGAAGTGAAAGCGTATTTGCCGCTGGAGCAGACCTCAATGAAATGGCACAGGCCAAATCCATTGAGATTTATTTACGTCATACCGAACGTTACTGGCAGCAGATTGCACAATGCCCCAAACCGGTGATCGCCGCAGTCAATGGCTTTGCTTTAGGGGGTGGCTGTGAACTGGCCATGCATGCCGACATAATTATCGCCGGGAAAAGTGCACAGTTTGGCCAACCGGAAATCAAAGTTGGCTTAATGCCCGGGGCCGGTGGAACGCAACGACTGGTGCGCGCTGTCGGCAAGTTTCAAGCCATGCGCATGATTATGACAGGTTGTCTGATCCCTGCTGAAGAAGCTTTAAGGATGGGACTGGTTTCACAGATGACTGAGGATCAGGAGACCTTCCCAACAGCACTAAAAATGGCACAGCAGATTGCCCAGTTGCCACCGATTGCACTGGAGCAGATCAAAGAAAATGTCTTGCTGAGCCAGGATGTTCCTTTACATGCCGGACTGGCGCTGGAACGCAAATCTTTCCAGCTGCTCTTTGACACACAAGACCAGAAAGAAGGGATTCAGGCCTTTCAGCAAAAGCGTAAACCGCAATATCAGGGAAAATAA
- a CDS encoding acyl-CoA dehydrogenase family protein has translation MIRDPQMLEQLLATIRDFVDHELRPNEHIVEESEAIPEPIVQQMREMGLFGLTIPEEYGGLGLTMEEEVLVAQELGHTSAAFRSLIGTNNGIGSSGIIIDGTEAQKQKYLPRYASGEIIGSFCLTEPDSGSDAAALKTTAIKEGDYYVLNGTKRFITNAPRAATFTVMARTNPEIKGAAGISAFLVEAGTPGLSLGKIDKKMGQKGSYTCDVIFDNCRVHQDQLIGGVEGVGFKTAMKVLDKGRLHIAAYSVGMAERMLDDALHYAIERKQFGQPIANFQLIQAMLADSKTEIYAAKCMVLDAARRRDEGESIVTEASCAKMFATEMCGRVADRCLQIHGGAGYISEYSIERFYRDVRLFRLYEGTTQIQQLIIARDMIKAASA, from the coding sequence ATGATCCGTGATCCGCAGATGCTAGAGCAACTGTTAGCGACAATCCGAGACTTCGTCGACCATGAATTACGTCCGAACGAGCATATTGTGGAGGAATCTGAAGCGATTCCTGAGCCGATTGTGCAACAGATGCGTGAGATGGGACTATTTGGCCTGACCATCCCTGAAGAATATGGTGGTTTAGGTCTGACCATGGAAGAGGAAGTTTTGGTGGCACAGGAGCTGGGTCATACTTCAGCGGCGTTTCGCTCCCTGATTGGCACCAATAATGGTATCGGCTCAAGCGGCATTATTATTGATGGTACAGAAGCACAGAAACAAAAATATTTACCCCGTTATGCCAGTGGTGAAATTATCGGTTCTTTTTGTCTGACTGAACCGGATTCAGGTTCTGATGCCGCAGCATTAAAAACCACAGCTATTAAAGAGGGCGACTATTATGTCCTGAATGGCACCAAACGTTTTATCACCAATGCACCGCGTGCTGCGACCTTCACAGTCATGGCACGTACGAATCCTGAAATCAAGGGTGCAGCGGGGATTTCAGCTTTTCTGGTTGAGGCTGGAACGCCAGGTTTATCTTTAGGCAAAATCGATAAAAAAATGGGGCAGAAAGGCTCTTATACCTGTGACGTGATTTTTGATAATTGTCGCGTACATCAGGATCAACTGATTGGTGGAGTTGAGGGTGTGGGTTTTAAAACGGCCATGAAAGTGCTGGATAAAGGCCGTTTACATATTGCTGCCTACAGTGTGGGGATGGCAGAACGGATGCTGGATGATGCACTGCATTATGCCATTGAGCGTAAACAGTTCGGTCAGCCGATTGCCAATTTTCAGCTGATTCAAGCCATGCTGGCAGATTCTAAAACCGAGATTTATGCAGCGAAATGCATGGTGCTCGATGCGGCACGTCGCCGTGATGAGGGAGAAAGTATTGTAACTGAAGCCTCTTGTGCCAAGATGTTTGCCACTGAAATGTGTGGTCGCGTTGCAGATCGTTGTTTGCAAATTCATGGCGGTGCCGGATATATCAGTGAATACTCGATTGAACGTTTTTATCGGGACGTGCGTCTATTCCGTCTATACGAGGGTACTACGCAGATTCAGCAACTGATCATTGCCCGCGATATGATTAAAGCAGCTAGCGCCTAA
- a CDS encoding acyl-CoA dehydrogenase: protein MKAIEFNWQDPFLLEQQLTEEERMIRDTAYAYCQDKLMPRVLEQFRHEKTDARIFREMGELGLLGPTIPEQYGGAGLNYVSYGLIAREIERVDSGYRSMASVQSSLVMVPINEFGTEQQKQKYLPKLATGEFIGCFGLTEPDYGSDPGSMITRAKKVDGGYRLTGAKMWITNSPIADVFVVWAKEVSAEGNVGAIRGFILEKGWEGLSAPAIHGKVGLRASITGEIVMDNVFVPEENAFPEIRGLKGPFTCLNSARYGIAWGAMGAAEFCWHTAHQYTMDRKQFGRPLAANQLIQKKLADMQTEIALGLQVALRFGRMKDEGIASVEGTSLIKRNNCGKALDIARLARDMMGGNGISDEFGVARHLVNLEVVNTYEGTHDIHALILGRAQTGIAAFCN from the coding sequence ATGAAAGCAATAGAATTTAACTGGCAGGATCCTTTTTTACTTGAGCAACAACTGACCGAAGAAGAACGCATGATTAGGGATACGGCCTATGCGTATTGTCAGGATAAATTAATGCCACGTGTCTTGGAGCAGTTCCGTCACGAAAAAACTGATGCCCGCATTTTCCGTGAAATGGGCGAATTGGGTTTGTTGGGTCCAACCATTCCGGAGCAGTATGGCGGCGCGGGTCTCAACTATGTCAGTTATGGTCTGATTGCCCGTGAAATTGAGCGTGTTGATTCTGGCTATCGTTCTATGGCCAGCGTACAAAGCTCTCTGGTGATGGTACCGATCAATGAATTTGGGACAGAACAACAAAAGCAGAAATATTTACCGAAATTGGCGACCGGTGAGTTTATTGGTTGCTTCGGTTTAACTGAACCGGATTACGGCTCAGATCCGGGTAGCATGATTACCCGTGCCAAAAAAGTCGATGGCGGCTATCGTCTGACCGGTGCAAAAATGTGGATTACCAACAGTCCAATTGCCGATGTGTTTGTGGTCTGGGCCAAGGAAGTTTCTGCTGAAGGAAATGTGGGGGCCATTCGCGGCTTTATTCTGGAAAAAGGCTGGGAGGGACTGTCAGCTCCGGCCATTCATGGCAAAGTGGGCTTACGTGCTTCGATTACCGGTGAAATTGTCATGGATAACGTGTTTGTACCGGAAGAAAATGCTTTCCCTGAGATTCGTGGACTAAAAGGTCCATTTACCTGTCTGAACAGTGCGCGTTATGGTATTGCTTGGGGTGCAATGGGGGCGGCAGAGTTCTGCTGGCATACTGCCCACCAATACACCATGGATCGTAAACAGTTTGGCCGCCCCTTGGCCGCTAATCAGTTAATCCAGAAAAAACTGGCGGATATGCAGACGGAAATCGCTCTGGGCTTGCAGGTCGCACTGCGTTTTGGCCGGATGAAAGATGAAGGTATTGCTTCGGTTGAGGGAACATCACTGATCAAACGTAATAACTGTGGTAAGGCTCTGGATATTGCGCGTTTGGCTCGGGATATGATGGGAGGCAACGGGATCAGTGACGAATTTGGTGTGGCGCGACATCTGGTGAATCTGGAGGTGGTGAATACGTATGAAGGTACACACGATATTCATGCCCTGATTTTAGGCCGGGCGCAAACGGGAATTGCAGCTTTCTGTAATTAA
- the badH gene encoding 2-hydroxycyclohexanecarboxyl-CoA dehydrogenase, with product MKGLQGKVIIVTGGAGGIGSATCKRLAQEGAKVAVFDMNMAAAEALVAEIQNAQGQALAVQCDITNREMVDQAVAKTQAELGPVDGLVNNAGWDVFKPFLKTNANEWDRLIQINLVGMLNMHHAVLPGMVERNAGRIVNIASDAARVGSSGEAVYAACKGGLLSFSKTLAREHSRHNININVICPGPTDTALLAGVTEGASNPEKLREAFIRAIPLGRLGQPDDLASSIAFFLSDDASFITGQVLSVSGGLTMNG from the coding sequence ATGAAAGGATTGCAAGGTAAAGTCATTATTGTAACCGGTGGTGCAGGTGGAATTGGTTCTGCAACATGCAAACGCTTAGCCCAGGAAGGTGCCAAAGTCGCAGTATTTGATATGAATATGGCTGCAGCAGAAGCCTTGGTGGCTGAAATCCAGAATGCACAAGGCCAGGCTTTAGCGGTGCAATGTGATATTACCAATCGTGAAATGGTGGATCAGGCTGTGGCCAAAACGCAAGCCGAGCTTGGGCCGGTAGATGGTCTGGTTAACAATGCCGGTTGGGATGTTTTCAAACCTTTCCTTAAAACCAATGCCAATGAATGGGATCGTTTGATCCAGATTAACCTGGTGGGCATGCTGAACATGCACCATGCCGTATTGCCGGGTATGGTTGAACGCAATGCGGGTCGTATTGTGAATATTGCTTCTGATGCCGCACGTGTCGGTTCTTCCGGCGAGGCTGTTTATGCGGCGTGTAAGGGGGGCTTGTTATCGTTCTCTAAAACACTGGCACGTGAGCACTCTCGTCATAACATCAACATCAACGTGATCTGCCCGGGGCCAACGGACACCGCACTGCTAGCAGGTGTCACGGAAGGTGCATCGAATCCGGAAAAACTACGTGAAGCATTTATCCGTGCCATTCCTTTGGGCCGTTTGGGTCAACCGGATGATCTGGCTTCTTCGATTGCCTTTTTCCTGAGTGATGACGCCAGCTTTATCACCGGTCAGGTACTGAGTGTCTCTGGTGGTTTGACCATGAATGGTTAA
- the badI gene encoding 2-ketocyclohexanecarboxyl-CoA hydrolase — MNFEDILYEVKNGVAWITINRPEKMNAFRGQTCDEIIKALNKAGYDRDVGAIVLTGAGEKAFCTGGDQSAHNGNYDGRGTIGLPMEELHTAIRDVPKPVIARVQGYAIGGGNVLATICDLTICSEKAIFGQVGPKMGSVDPGYGTAFLARVVGEKKAREIWYMCRRYSGQEAVEIGLANKCVPADQLDAEVQAWGEELCQRSPTALAIAKRSFNMDTAHQAGIAGMGMYALKLYYDTEESREGVNALKEKRQPEFRKYYK, encoded by the coding sequence ATGAATTTTGAAGACATTTTATATGAAGTAAAAAATGGCGTGGCATGGATCACCATTAACCGTCCAGAAAAAATGAATGCCTTCCGTGGCCAAACCTGTGATGAAATTATCAAAGCTTTGAATAAAGCCGGCTATGACCGTGATGTGGGTGCGATTGTATTGACTGGTGCCGGCGAAAAAGCATTCTGTACCGGTGGAGATCAGTCTGCACACAATGGTAACTATGATGGACGTGGCACCATTGGCTTACCGATGGAAGAATTGCATACGGCGATTCGTGATGTGCCTAAGCCGGTCATTGCACGTGTTCAAGGTTATGCGATCGGTGGCGGCAACGTACTGGCAACGATTTGTGATCTGACGATCTGTTCAGAAAAAGCCATTTTCGGTCAGGTGGGCCCGAAAATGGGTTCAGTAGATCCTGGTTATGGGACTGCATTCCTGGCGCGTGTGGTGGGCGAGAAGAAAGCACGTGAAATCTGGTATATGTGCCGTCGTTATTCTGGACAAGAAGCTGTTGAAATTGGTCTAGCAAACAAATGTGTACCGGCTGATCAACTGGATGCTGAGGTTCAGGCATGGGGTGAAGAGCTCTGCCAGCGTAGCCCGACAGCATTGGCTATCGCAAAACGCAGCTTCAATATGGATACCGCACATCAGGCGGGTATCGCAGGCATGGGCATGTATGCCTTGAAACTCTACTACGATACCGAAGAGTCGCGTGAAGGCGTGAATGCGCTCAAAGAAAAACGCCAACCTGAATTCCGCAAATACTACAAATAA